Within Caproicibacterium argilliputei, the genomic segment CAAATTCAAGGCGCGGAAAATTTCCTTGACCTTACGCGTTAAGCTGACTTCGTCTTCCTGTGTGAGATTTTTAATCAGCTGCTGCGTAATGGTGGAGCCTCCGTAGCTGTCCTCCCCGCCAAAAAGGTTCAGCATCGCGCCGGCAGTTCGCTTCCAATCAACACCATTGTGCTCCCAAAAGCGCTTGTCCTCAATGGAAACCATCGCGTCTTTCATCGCCTGCGGAATCTTGCTGTAATCCACCCAAGTGCGCTGCTCCCCGCTGTGCAGGGAGAGCTTCTGTACCGGCTGGTCTGAATTATCGCCGGAGCCATTGACATACAGGTAACTGGTGTAAGTCTGCTTGTACTCTTTAAGGTCAATTTTCACAGACTCGTCCTTCATGCTGTAAACAAAAGAAAGCAGCGAAATGCCCACAATCACCATAGTAATCATGAAAATGGTCAACACCGTCAGCAGGACTTTGCCAATCACTTTAAAAACCGAAGCACCGGTTGCAGACGCCGTGCGGTCGTGCATCTGGCCGTTTAAAAAGCTGGTGTCTCTGTTCGTTTTCTTCATTCTGTTATCCTCCACAATCGTGGTCTGCCGCCAAATGATGCAAAAGCACCCGGCAGTCTGTCCGACTGAAGCGTATTTTGGCGGGATGTATATTTTGCCAAAATATGCACATACTGCAGCCGAGGTGATGCCTTGTGAAAAAGCTGAATATCGTCATGCTAGTATGCGCAGTTGCGGTCACCGCGCTGCTGGTTGTATCCCTTTCGGTCACAAGCGAAGTACAGGAAACCAAGCAGACACCGTCCAGCGCATTTGTTTATTCTAGCGCAAATACGGTTTCAAGTCAAGAAAGCAGCCCGGTGGGCTCCTCTGCTCTGCAATCAGACGAAGCCGGCGAAAAAACTGCTGCCTACCTGGTAAAAACCTATCACGGAGAAATCGGCATTTTTCGTGTTGGAGAAGAAGCGCCCTTTCGGATTCTGAACGTACAGACCGCCTCGCTGCCAACGGCAGACCAGCAGCTTTTGAGCAGCGGCATTTCCGTGCAGTCGGCGGAAGAACTGCAGCAGATTGTAGAGGACTATATCAGCTGAGCTAAAACGCACTGCATTGTATGTAAAAGAAGGGCGCCATGCCCCGCGGCACGGCGCCCTGAAGGAGGCAGAAGCTTACTTCATGCTTTCTTCGTAGGACTTAATCATTTTTTTGACCATCTGGCCGCCGACACTGCCGGCTTCGCGGCTGGTCAGGTCGCCGTTGTAACCCTGCTTGAGGTTCACACCGACTTCAGACGCTGCTTCCATTTTGAACTTGTCCAGTGCCTCGCGAGCCTCCGGAACAACCAGCTTGTTGCTTGTAGAATTGCTTGCCATCTTCAATACACTCCTTTTCCCTGTTGAAAAATGATATATCTTGCGTTTGCTTTCCTAGTTTGCGCGCGCACTCGGTATTTATAGCTGTCAATTTAAGGAGTGAGGCAGGCAATTCTATCCGAATTTTCTGCACAAAAATGTGAAAGAAACCAATCGCTTTCTGCCAGAGACGCAAGCAGTTTCTGCAAGCTGCGACACTGTGCCAAGGGCAAAGCCGCGGCTTTGCAGTGCCGCCAGAATCCGCGGCAGTGCCGTCGCGGTGTTCAGCCCGCTGCAGTGCAGCAGCAGAATGCCGCCGGACTTCAGCCGGTCAAGCGCCTGCGCGCAGACAATCTGCGGCGCCGCGTTTTTCCAGTCATCCGTTACGGCAGAGCAATCTGCCACACGCAGCCCCTGCGCGTGCGCCGACTGCAGCAGCGTACTGTTCCAGCGGCGGTACGGTGGGCGCAGCCACGCCGCTTCGGCCCCGCACGCCGCGCGGATTTTTTCGCAGTTTGCGGCAAGGTCCTGCCGCTGCTGTTCCGCCGTCAGTGCCGTCAAATCACGGTGCAAATCCCCGTGACAGCCGATTTCGTGCCCTGCCTGTGCAATCTGCCGCAGCGCCTGCGGATATTTTTCCGCCCAGACACCAGTCACAAAAAAAGTAGCGTGCACATTTTTTTCATGCAGTGCCTGCAGCAGCGCCGGAACATCATCGGCATCCATGTCCGCGTCAAAAGTGATTGCCGCCGCTTTGCGGGATGGCACAATCGCCTGCAACGGCTCACGCAGGGGACTTTGCGCATAGGCAAACGTATGCGCGGCAAATCCAAAGCCCAGACACACCAACAGCGTGCAGACCCAAAATGCCCGCCTGCGCAAGATCCAAAAACAATGCACGGCAAATCCCCTCCCGCTTCACTGTATTCCGCTTGGCAGTTTTTTAGCACCGGCAGAAAAAAGGCAACTGCGCAAAAAATCACACAGCTGCCTTTGGGTTATACGCCTTCTTTGTCCGCCTCGACAGCCAGCAGATCGGTTCGGTCTGCATGGCCGGAATAGGTGGGCACAAGCCGGTGCACAATGTCCACCATTTTTTTGTTGTCTGCCCCTGCAACTCCGCGAAGTTCCTCCAAATCCGAAAGGAAACTCGGCTCGTTGAATGCAATTGGTGACCCGATGTAAATCAAATCATGCTTGGTTTTCTCACACTTGCCCTCAGAATCCAGCAACAGTTCCTCGTACAGCTTTTCACCCGGACGCAGGCCGGTAAATGCAATCTTGATATCTACATCCGGCTCATAGCCGGACAGGCGGATCAGGTTGCGCGCAAGGTCAACAATCTTGACCGGCTGACCCATATCGAGCACAAAGATCTCGCCGCCGTGCGCCATGCCGCCCGCCTGAATCACCAACCGCGCCGCCTCCGGAATGGTCATGAAGTAACGGATGATGTCGGGATGTGTAACCGTGACCGGACCGCCCGCAGCAATCTGACGCTTAAACAGCGGAATCACACTGCCGCTGCTGCCAAGCACATTGCCGAAACGAACGGCAGCGTACTCGGTGTTCTGGCTGTGGCGGC encodes:
- a CDS encoding polysaccharide deacetylase family protein: MHCFWILRRRAFWVCTLLVCLGFGFAAHTFAYAQSPLREPLQAIVPSRKAAAITFDADMDADDVPALLQALHEKNVHATFFVTGVWAEKYPQALRQIAQAGHEIGCHGDLHRDLTALTAEQQRQDLAANCEKIRAACGAEAAWLRPPYRRWNSTLLQSAHAQGLRVADCSAVTDDWKNAAPQIVCAQALDRLKSGGILLLHCSGLNTATALPRILAALQSRGFALGTVSQLAETACVSGRKRLVSFTFLCRKFG
- a CDS encoding BofC C-terminal domain-containing protein — translated: MKKLNIVMLVCAVAVTALLVVSLSVTSEVQETKQTPSSAFVYSSANTVSSQESSPVGSSALQSDEAGEKTAAYLVKTYHGEIGIFRVGEEAPFRILNVQTASLPTADQQLLSSGISVQSAEELQQIVEDYIS
- a CDS encoding alpha/beta-type small acid-soluble spore protein — encoded protein: MASNSTSNKLVVPEAREALDKFKMEAASEVGVNLKQGYNGDLTSREAGSVGGQMVKKMIKSYEESMK